In Papaver somniferum cultivar HN1 chromosome 1, ASM357369v1, whole genome shotgun sequence, a genomic segment contains:
- the LOC113273796 gene encoding RNA polymerase II C-terminal domain phosphatase-like 4, with the protein MTTLVLSYEGRLKEAHKILKRMKIKQLMSYNAEENKRLIQRSRMLGTTYKRCFFENKKLSLVLDLDHTLIHSVRICDVSKDDQDYLDKKAIVVSSMQDDNCRNGDILYKYMGAIYVKLRPYTREFLKQLSDRFELFLYTMGTRFYAEVMGKLLDPDGVIFNSIVSKDDSTIKNRKNMDILAGPDEKNTIIIDDNKYVWEEHQNNLIQIDKYTYFTEENGGHKLKKDDQEGFGDEDEALKSISEVLQGVHKSFFELFPIPQTDVELQEYVDTVDVRPVLKASRK; encoded by the coding sequence ATGACTACTTTAGTTCTTTCTTATGAAGGTCGACTCAAAGAAGCACATAAAATATTAAAGAGAATGAAGATCAAACAATTGATGAGTTATAACGCAGAAGAAAACAAACGGTTGATTCAACGTAGTAGGATGTTAGGTACTACGTACAAGAGATGTTTTTTTGAGAATAAGAAGCTTTCTTTGGTTCTTGACTTGGATCACACCTTAATCCACTCCGTGAGAATTTGTGACGTATCAAAGGATGATCAAGATTATCTCGACAAGAAAGCAATTGTTGTTTCGTCCATGCAGGACGATAATTGTAGGAATGGAGATATTTTATATAAGTATATGGGGGCAATATACGTAAAACTGAGGCCTTACACAAGGgaatttcttaaacaactcagtgACAGGTTTGAATTATTCTTGTATACGATGGGCACAAGGTTTTATGCAGAAGTAATGGGAAAATTACTTGATCCAGATGGGGTTATCTTTAACTCGATTGTGTCGAAGGATGACTCCACgattaaaaatagaaaaaatatggATATATTGGCCGGACCTGACGAGAAGAACACGATAATAATCGATGATAACAAGTATGTGTGGGAAGAGCACCAGAATAATTTGATACAGATAGATAAATATACGTACTTCACTGAAGAAAATGGAGGACATAAATTGAAGAAAGATGACCAAGAAGGTtttggtgatgaagatgaagccCTAAAATCAATCTCAGAAGTTCTTCAAGGTGTTCATAAGAGTTTTTTTGAGTTGTTCCCCATTCCACAGACTGATGTTGAGCTTCAAGAATATGTCGATACTGTAGATGTAAGGCCAGTCTTGAAGGCGTCTAGAAAGTAG
- the LOC113273805 gene encoding RNA polymerase II C-terminal domain phosphatase-like 4: MTTLVHSYEGRLKEAHKILERMKMSYNAEENKRLIQRSRMLGTTYKRCFFENKKLSLVLDLDHTLLHSVRICNVSKDDQDYLDKKAIVVSSMQDDNCRNGDNLYKYMGAIYVKLRPYTREFLKQLSDRFELFLYTMGTRFYAEVMGKLLDPDGVIFNSIVSKDDSTIRNRKNMDILAGPDEKNTIIIDDNKYVWEEHQNNLIQIDKYTYFTEENGGHKLKKDDQEGFGDEDEALKSISEVLQGVHKSFFELFPIPQTDVELQEYVDTVDVRPVLKASRK; this comes from the coding sequence ATGACTACTTTAGTTCATTCTTATGAAGGTCGACTCAAAGAAGCACATAAAATATTAGAGAGAATGAAGATGAGTTATAACGCAGAAGAAAACAAACGGTTGATTCAACGTAGTAGGATGTTAGGTACTACGTACAAGAGATGTTTTTTTGAGAATAAGAAGCTTTCTTTGGTTCTTGACTTGGATCACACCTTACTCCACTCCGTGAGAATTTGTAACGTATCAAAGGATGATCAAGATTATCTCGACAAGAAAGCAATTGTTGTTTCGTCCATGCAGGACGATAATTGTAGGAATGGAGATAATTTATATAAGTATATGGGGGCAATATACGTAAAACTGAGGCCTTACACAAGGgaatttcttaaacaactcagtgACAGGTTTGAATTATTCTTGTATACGATGGGCACAAGGTTTTATGCAGAAGTAATGGGAAAATTACTTGATCCAGATGGGGTTATCTTTAACTCGATTGTATCGAAGGATGACTCCACGATTAGAAATAGAAAAAATATGGATATATTGGCCGGACCTGACGAGAAGAACACGATAATAATCGATGATAACAAGTATGTGTGGGAAGAGCACCAGAATAATTTGATACAGATAGATAAATATACGTACTTCACTGAAGAAAATGGAGGACATAAATTGAAGAAAGATGACCAAGAAGGTtttggtgatgaagatgaagccCTAAAATCAATCTCAGAAGTTCTTCAAGGTGTTCATAAGAGTTTTTTTGAGTTGTTCCCCATTCCACAGACTGATGTTGAGCTTCAAGAATATGTCGATACTGTAGATGTAAGGCCAGTCTTGAAGGCGTCTAGAAAGTAG